The stretch of DNA TGCGCCTAACATCTCCAGACCAATCCAGAGCGTGTAGTCGGGCAGTCGGCGGTGGGGCGGAGCCTGCCCAATGGGTAGCCGGTTCTGATAGTCGTCGAACCGCCAAAGCTGGGTGCCAGCCGCCAGACACGTCACGCGCCCATTGACCAACGGAAACCGGCCAGCCGCCGACAGCCCTACCTCCTCGCCCGTTTGCGGATGCCGGGCCGTGAGCGCGTCTTCGCGCCGAACCTCGGCGGTAAGGTCGAGCGCCTGCGCCGTCATGATTGCGTGGGCCGGGCGCGGGCCGGTCACTACTTCGGGTAGCAGCAACTGCACGAGCCGCTCAAGAATGCGTCCCCGCGATTCGTGTACGGCCTGATACACCCGCTCCGACTCGGTAGCGAGCGCACCCACAAGCAAATCGACCAGCGGATCGAAAGCCGTGGTGTCCATCTGCGCGTCGGTATAGCCCCACTGACGAGCGGCCTCGCGGAGCATTCGACTTTTGATTTGTTCGCGGGTATCGAGCATTGTCGTGTGAGTTAACCTCACCCCAACCCCTCTCCTGAAACCAGGAGAGGGGCTAATGGACCCGGATGGGCTGGCCCCTCTCCTGGTTTCAGAAGAGGGGTTGGGGTGAGGTGAATTTTAATTATTTCGCCTGAGGTCGGTAGACCCAGATGCGGCCTGTGACGGTAACGCTGCTGTTACCGACGGAACCGGAGCGCAGAAAAAGCCGGTTGCGCTGCACCCGCCGACTGCCGCCCACGTTCGACTCGAAAACCTGGATGGTTCCGTCTGAGTTGATTGTGTCGATAATGGCCGTATGGTGCGGGCGTTCCTGCCACTCGGTACTGGTTTCGCTGCTCAGGTCGTAGCGGTAGTCGCGGAAT from Spirosoma montaniterrae encodes:
- a CDS encoding CHAP domain-containing protein, whose translation is MPGIGDNIRTFARNRRGQQVGNGECWTLVETALRNAGARTSNDIMGADNVTEDADYVWGEEVNAADARPGDIVQFRDYRYDLSSETSTEWQERPHHTAIIDTINSDGTIQVFESNVGGSRRVQRNRLFLRSGSVGNSSVTVTGRIWVYRPQAK